The Nitrospirota bacterium region CGGGGTAGGCCGTCTTCAGAAGCTCAAGCGCCAGCGCGCGGATGCGCCTGTTCCTTACGGATGTCGTGTTCAACCCTCACCTCTTCGAAAACTTTCTGCTGTTGCGCAATGAACCTCAGGAGCACCAGTATCTCCCTGTGCTCCGAGGAGTCCCGCCCCATGAAGTCGCTGAGCGAGCGGGTCAGCTCCTCGACGGACTGGGCCTGTGCCCCCATGGCCTCCGCCTGCCGGTGCTCGGCCTCGATGAACTTCTCCCCGAGCCCCCGGGCGATGCGGTACAGGCCCACCAGGATGACCACCGCGATGGCCGCTCCCACCCCGGCGTTGATGAGCGCCTTTATGAAGGCCTGCTCCAGCATCAGGTGCGGCTCTTGACCACCGTGCGTGAGAAGATGTAGCTCACGATGACCCCGGCCACGCTCATGATGCCGCTTACCGGGATGTTCAGCCCCAGGTGCGAGTTGAGCACCGGGAGCACCGCCCCCAGAAGGGCCAGGTAAAACTCGCTGGACTTCACGCCTTTCTTCGCATTGCTCATCGGGTCCTCCTTGTTTTCCCGGGCGCCCTCCGCGCCCGCTTGATTGGTCTTGCCGGCCAGGAGCTCCGCCAGGGTAAGCCCGCCCGTGTACTGGAAATGCCCGTAGTCCCTCAGCCCGAAGCGCCCTCCCCAGGTCAGGCCCAGGGCCTCCCCCAGCCGCCCCAGCTCGCGGTAGTCGGCCAGGGCGTTTTGGTTTGTGTCGGCCTCGGGGTCCCACACCGCCCGGCCGTCCTTCACCAGGGCCAGGTCGAAGGCGCATCCGAACTCATGCACCGAGGTGCGCGCACGGGTGACGATGCGGTT contains the following coding sequences:
- a CDS encoding M15 family metallopeptidase; this translates as MSRDPEALQPVVRRRLNHLLEAARERGLEVLVTSTARTGAEQAALYAQGRKPLDAVNALRAEAGMPSIAPGENRIVTRARTSVHEFGCAFDLALVKDGRAVWDPEADTNQNALADYRELGRLGEALGLTWGGRFGLRDYGHFQYTGGLTLAELLAGKTNQAGAEGARENKEDPMSNAKKGVKSSEFYLALLGAVLPVLNSHLGLNIPVSGIMSVAGVIVSYIFSRTVVKSRT